In the genome of Methylococcus sp. EFPC2, the window CATGATTTCAACTTGGCGATGGCATTTGCTTTGTACTGTTCGAAGGACTCGTTGGCAGCCATATCGACGTCGTCCCTCAGCACCCCCAAGACTCGTATTCCATTGACCTTGATCCAGGCTCCTTGATATTTCCCTTCCTCGGCGTCTGCCGCCTCGATCCTATATTCCGATGCCCCTTTCGGTATCGCCAGGAGGCGGGCCGCCGACGCCACCGCGCGATCCTTCGGCGACAAATCGTCGAATGGCGCACGCAGGATCACGATCTCGCGTCCCCACACGGTCACCGCCGCTTCCGGCGGCGCCTGGAAACCATGCTGTCCACCAACGATGCCAACGGTATCGGCCGATGCGAGTCGACACCAGAGTAGGCTCAGAAGCAACAAGCATTGCAGGGGGCGAACCATAGATCTAAGCGATCGGGTGTCATCTTCCATAGGGCTTCCTGTGACGATGTCAGGAGAGACCAGCTTTTGAATTGGCTTTCCTGGATTGCGAGGGCTTGCCGGATCCAGGATCAACACGCCGGCTAGACTCGACAACAACTAGTTTCCTCGTACCCGGGAATTATGCACGGACTCGAAGATGACCCGAAAGACAGTTTTGCCGCTATGGGCCACTTTGGCGAAAAGTGCATAGTGGTTGGCCTTGGCGGTCGGTTAGTTTAGCGCCGCTCACACAGGCTTTTCCGAATTTGGATGGTCTGGGCTACCCGCAGCACCGGTTTCGGCGGGGTGTGAACTGGAAACCTGGATTTTCGAAAGTCCGATTTACGGTATGACAGGGTGGTGCTCCGCAAGGCATTTCCCAACTATGTTCGGCCAAGTGATGAAAACCAAGACTCGAGCATTACATTTTCGAGCTGTACGGCTTTTCTTAGCCGCGCTCATTACCCTGGAGCTGTCTGGATGCGGGGCCCTGAGGCCTCACACGCCGCCACCCGCTACGCTGGAGCCGCAAGTTCAGGTGCCCGGCATTCCTAACGTCCGAGTATGGGGCGACGAATTCAGCCCGGTTTTTCAGAACGACACGATCGCCTCCATCCAACAGGAGAAGCAGAGCGGACTGTTCAAGGACGGGGATACGGTCAGCGTCCTGGCCATCTCGGGCGGCGGCGGGGACGGGGCCTTCGGGGCCGGGCTGTTGTGCGGCTGGACCGCGGCCGGTGACCGGCCGAGCTTTAAGGCGGTAACCGGCGTCAGCACCGGGGCGCTGACGGCTCCCTTCGCTTTCCTGGGGCCGGCCTATGACGACAAGCTGAAAAAGGTCTACACGACGATTTCGTCCAACGACATCCTGAAGCTCAAGTCCGTGTTCAGCATGCTGCGGGGCGATTCCATCAGCCTCAGCGATCCCCTTGCCAAGCTGACGGCGGAATACGTGGACGACAAGATGATCAAGGACATCGCCGCGGAACACGCCAAGGGGCGCAGGCTATACATCGGCACCACCGCCCTGGACGCTCAGCGGCCGGTGGTCTGGAACATGGGGGCCATCGCCGCGTCCGGCCACCCCGACGCCGCCGCGCTGTTCCGCAAGATCATGATCGCCTCGGCCGCTGTCCCGGTGGCCTTCCCGCCCGCCTATTTCGACGTCGAGGCGGGCGGCAGGCGCTACGACGAGATGCACGTGGACGGAGGCGTCGCCAACCAGGTGTTTCTCTATGGCCCCATGTTCGACGCGGCCAAGGCCCGCGACGACTTGGGGTTGGCAAAGCCGCGTCGGAAGTTCCGCGCGTTCGTCCTTAGGAACACCCGAATCAAACCGGCCTGGGAGGACATGACGCCACTGATGCGCAAGATCGCTCCGCGGTCGGTCTCCTCCCTCATCAAGGCGCAAGGCGTCGGCGATATCTACCGCATCTACGTCTCGGCGCTGCAGGATGGACTGGATTTCAACCTGGCCTACATCCCGGACGCGATGGATACCAATCGTTCCGACGAGTTCGACACCCACGTGATGACCGTGCTCTTCGATACCGGATACCGGCTGGCCAGTCATGGCTACCACTGGTTCAAGCAACCGCCGGGTTTGCCGGGCGCCGGGACCGGTGGCGACGGCTCCCATCCGGTTCGACTGCGGCCGGACCGGACTTTAGGCCAGGTCCCGCAGTAGCGGCACCTTTCGCACCCTAGCCCACAAAAGGACGGGACGCAATCGCCGGCGAAGGGAGCAACGGGTTGCCTGGCGATTTTGGAATAGGGCGGCCATAGGCGCTGTGGTCGGCAGCGGAGGCGGCGCGGGAAAAAGCTCGCCAGCAAAACCAGCAGCGCCTTTGCCGCGTGCATGCAACAGCGCGGTTATTTCATCAAATAACGTCGGATGGGCAAGGTCGGGATAAAAGATGAACGCACAAGAATCGGATTTAGGAATCTCCCTGGTTCGGGACGATTTGTTGTTTCGACTGCAGCGCCGCATCGGCCTGATCCCGGAACATGGCATGGGCCTGGTTCGGCGGGCGATTTTATTCGCCCTGCTGGCCTGGCTGCCCATCGCGCTGTGGGCGCTGGTCAACGGCAGGGCGTTGCCGGGTACCGTCGGTGAGCCCTTGCTGCAGCATTTCGGTATCCACGTTCGCTTCCTGGTCGCGCTGCCTTTGCTGATTGTCGGGGAAGGCATGGTGCACGGCCTGACCACCCGCCTCATCCCTCACTTTCAAACCTCCGGCCTGGTGCGGGACGAGCAGCGGGAGGCCTTCAGGGAGATACTTCGGGGCATGGTCCGTCTGCGCAACAGCACTCTTCCATGGGTCCTGATCGGGGCCATCATTGTCGCCGGGGTGGGGTTGCAGCAGCCCCATGAGGTGGAGCATGAACTCGTGTGGGCCAATGTCGGTGAACCGGTGTTTCTCCACTTGGGATTCGGAGGCTGGTGGATGGCTTATGTGGCCCGGCCGATATTTCTCGCCCTGATCTGTGCCTGGCTTTGGCGGCTGGTACTGATGGTCCTGCTGCTGAAACGCATCGCCGCTCTGAATCTCCAAATCGTTCCGACCCACCCCGACCGTGCCGGCGGCCTCGGTTTCCTCGAAAAACTTCCTACGGCGTTTAGCCTGTTTGCTTTCGCCATATCCGCCGTGGTGGCATCCCGGCTGGCACACGATGTGATCTATCACGGCGTGCACGTGCAGTCTCTGAAACCAGTGGTGGCGGTATTCCTGATCGTTCTGGTGCTGTTGTGCCTGGCGCCGCTCATGGTGTTCATTCCCACCCTGGCCGGCGCCAGGCGGCGAGCGCTGCTGGAATACGGTGCCCTGGTCGGTGAGCACGGCCGTCTCGTCCAGCGCCGTTGGATCCTGCGAGAAACGCTCGACGATCCGCCCCTGCTGGAGGCGCCGGAAATTGGCCCGGTGGCAGATACCGTGAGCCTTTACGACGCCGTAGCAAAGATGCGGGTGGCTCCCATCGGCAAGGCGGCGCTCCTCGCCGTGGCTGTGCCCGCCGCGATTCCGATGCTGGCGCTGTTCGCCATCGAGGTTCCGATCAAGGACTTGTTGCTGAAGTTGCTGGGAACCCTGGCATAACGGTGTTAGGTGATTCTTCCTCGTCCGACGAGCCGTGAAATATCAACAAAACAGGAGAGATCCATGCCTCACGCTTCGCATTTCTCATCCGCTGCCGTGGCACTCGCACTGGCAGTCCTGCCCGCAGTCAGCCTTGCCGTCGAGCCCATCAACTTCGAGATTCGGAACAATGCCGACTTGGCGGCCGTGTGCTCGACGCAGCCCGCCGATCCCAACTACATCGCGGCGATTCATTTCTGTCATGGGATCGGGGTCGGCCTGGTCCGATACCAGGAGGCGTTGCAGGAAGGCAAAGACGTCGAGCCGATTTTCTGTTTGCCCAAGTCCCTGACCCGCGCTAAGGCCGTGGAAACCTACCTGGGTTATGCGAAAGCCCATCCGGAATATGACCAGGAGGCCGTCGGCAACGTCCTGATCAAGTATCTGAGCGAGACCTATCCGTGTTCCAAAGGCAGTTCCGCCGATAGCCGCTGACCTTTACTTCAAGAAACTACGACGGGGAGAGTAAACCCATGAAGACCCACAACAAGACCCTGGTTGCCTGCTTGGCCCTGGCGTTGCTGACGGCTTTCAGCGGTTGCGCCGGGATGTCTGACACCCAACAGCGCACGATGACTGGCTCTCTAGGCGGCGCTGCCGCCGGTGCCGCCATTGGCGCGATCGCCGGGAATGCCGGGCTTGGTGCCGCTATAGGCGCTGGCGCCGGGGCATTGGGCGGATACGCCTACGGCAAGCATAAGGAGTCGGTCAACCGTGCCTACGAGCAGGGTCGCCGTGACGCCGGGCGTTAACTTCCCGGGCCGATCAGTTGGTCAAGCGGGGAGGAGGGATTGCGCATGGGCTGTTTCAGGTCGAGCACTTGAATTGAATAATTTTTAAGGGGGAAGCCACACAATTTAACTCGCAAGATCTTGTATTGCCGAAACCATCAGTATTCGCTCGCTCGCGTTCGAAGGACGCAGCCTCCTGGGTATCAACAACCACGAATAAGACGACAGGACAAGGCCATGAACGACCCACGAAAAAGAACCCCGCTCAAACTGTGCGGAATTTTGCTGCCAGCGATACTGGCCATGCTTTCCGGCTGTGCCAGTCAGCCGCTGGCCAGCTTTCAGGCATTCACTCCCGAGGATCTCAACCCTAAGGTCAAGTCGGGCGAGTACAAGCAGAAAGTCGACAATTTCCTCGTCATTCTGGACGCCTCCGGGTCTATGGATGACATTTATTTCGGCGCCGGTTTTCCCGAAACTTCCTCGGCGGACAAGTTCAACATCGAAAAGGAATTACTGAGCCGAGTGAACAAGACCATCCCGGCCCTGAAACTCAACTCCGGTCTTCGAACCTTCGGCTTCGGACCGTGTTTGGGGTGGAGTTTCACCCGATTGAACGCGCCGCTGGCGGCATATTCTCCGACTTCGTTTCAGAGCGCCTTGGACAGCCAGGAATGTTCGAGTGGTGGCTCGCCGATGGCCGATGCGTTGAATGCGGCCGCCGGCGATTTGCAGACCGCCCAGGGTAAGACCGCGATCATCCTGGTGAGTGACGGCAAGCAAACCACGGGCGACCCCCATAAAGCGGTCGAACAGCTGAAACAGCAGTACGGTGATCGACTCTGTCTGCACACGGTCTGGGTTGGCAATCCGGGCGAACCGGGCCAGACCCTGATGGGATCGTTGCCTAGCATTGCCGGATGCGGGACAAGCTCATCTGCTGGTGAGGTCGCATCCCGTGCCGGCGCTGCCGATTTCGTGACGAAAGTCTTCCTCAAGCCCGGTGTGGTCGATGACTGCTCGATCCGCGATTCCGATGGCGACGGGGTCAACGATTGCAACGACCAGTGCCCGGACAGCCCCAGGGGAGCCAAGGTGAACCGGAAAGGCTGCTGGGTGCTCAACAATGTTCTGTTCGATACCGATAAGGCTACCATCAAGCCGGTCAGCTATCCCGAGCTCGACGACGCGGCCAGGGTATTCGAAGTCAACCCGGGGCTGCGCGTGGAAGTGGACGGTCACACCGACAGCCGGGCTTCGGAGGCGCACAACCTGGATCTGTCGCAACGCCGTGCCGAAGCGGTTCGCGATTATTTCATCCGTCATGGCGTCGCGCCGAACCGTCTGACCGCGCAAGGTTTCGGCGAAAGCAGGCCGGTCGCCGACAATGACACGGACGAGGGCAGGGCGTTGAATCGCCGCGTGGAACTGAAAGTGATCAAGTAATGGCGCGGTGGAGGATAAGCAGTACTTGATTCAACTTGATAGTCATGAAGGCTCTTTCGTCGCCCCGCGTATGAAGACCAGTCATGGGAGGGACGCTCACGGCGCGAAGTGAGCGTCCCTCCCATCAATACGCTTTCGCGGAAGGCAAAACCTTTCCCCGCGGCGGCTTGGGGCATTCTTGGTACGCCGTAACTTTTGGCCCGGCTCCCATTCCCATGTTTCGAACCAGCCGGTTGATCACCCTTAGCGGATTTTAAGGATGACAGAAAAGATACCTGCGCAACACCGCAAGACCCTAGCATCGTGGGCTTTGTACGATATCGCCAGTTCCACCTATGGCGCTGTGGTCCCCGCCGGACTGCTTCCACTTTATTTCACCTCGGTCGTCGCTGAGGGTCGGCCGGATGCCCAGGCGCTCTGGGGAGGTCTGGCCGGCATTTCGGTGCTGATGGCCGGGATGGTGGCACCATTTGCGGGGGCCCTTGCCGACGGGCGGCGGACGCACGCTGCCGTGCTAGCCGCCTTCAGCCTGCTGTGCTGCCTCGCGACGGCCCTGCTTCCGCTGGCGGGACGCGGCGAGATCCTGCAGGCCGCGGCGCTGTTCATCGTGGCCCAGGTGAGTTTTACCGTCGCCATCGCGATCTATGACGCCTACGTGGAGCGCTTGGGCAATCTGTGGGGCGGCGCTGAAAAGCTGTCGAGTTTCGGCTGGGCACTGGGCTTCCTGGGCGGGATTGCCGCGTTGTCGGTCGCGATAGGGATGAGCAGTCCCAATGTGTCCGGCGGACAGGCTTCCGGGCTGATCGACTCCTTCCCTTGGGTTGCTCTCCTGTTCGCGCTGTTGGCCATTCCGGCCTGTCGCGGCCTGCGCCGGGTCCCCGCAGCACCCGTATCGGAGGCGGAACGGCACCCCTTGCTGCGTCCGTTGGAGACGCTGCGTGCCTGGCGTTCCCATCGCAGGACGATGCGCTTTTTGCTGGGCGCTTACCTAATCAACGACGCCATTGTCACCGTATTGTTTTTCACCGGGATTTATCTCCGCGACATCTTCGGGCTCTCGGTCACCCATCTGCTGTGGCTGGCGATGGCTTACCACGTGATCGCATTGCCGGCGACCGCCTTGTTCGGCATCCTCGCTCATCGGACCTCGGCCGGCACGGCCCTGCTTGCTACCTTGGGGTTCTGGGTTGCGGCCATCGGTGTGATGGCATTCGGACAAGGTTTGCCCGCTGCGGTCCTGGTCGTGGCACTGCTGGCAACGGTGATGGGTTCCACCCAGGCTCTACTGCGAGGCATGTACGCGCGATTGGTTCCTCCCGGCCAGGCCGCCGAATTTTTTGGCTTCAATGCCTTCGCGGGGCGTTTGTCCGCGGCCGTGGGCCCGGCGTTGTTTGGCGCCCTCAGTGCCGCCGCCGGAACGCCCAAAGCCGGCTTGCTGTCGCTGCTGTTATTCCTGGTGGCGGGGGCTGTGGTTCTGGCGGGAGTGCGGGAACCGGAGTCGGCAGTCGGCGGCGAACCCCAGGCCGATTCGATACTCGCGGAAGGTTAGACCCGGCTCAGGCCCCTATGAGTACCGCTCGGGGCTCCGGAAATGTGCGGCCGAGAGTCTCCGATGGACGCTCGCCGAAGAGCTGCGCGTAAACGACGGCGAATCGGCCCAGCTCGTAGAATCCATGCGCAAAAGCGATATCCGCAATCTTCGCCCCGCCCTTGTCGGTCGCCATCAATTGGCGGCGGACGGCGTGGAGGCGCCTTAGCTTCAGGTAGTCGCGGGCGCTCATGTCGAACGTATCCTGGAACGCCCGCTCCAGCGTTCTCTGGCTCACAGCCACCGCTTCACACAGAGCGGGCAGCGAAATCCCATTGAGTTCCCTCGAGTGAAGGTAATCCAGCGCCCGGTCGAGTCCACGAGCTCGGTTGAAAGGCCTCTCGGTCAAAGGTTTCGGCGGCCGGTAGTCGATCGCTGCGGCCAATTGCCTTACCAGGTCTTCCTCGAATGACCGTATTGCCTCCGGGAAGTGCAGCATTTGCGGGTGGATCAGCGCTTCCGACAATACCCGGCGCAGCCAACTGGCGAACCGTTCCAGCGAGGCGGTGGAAGCTGGCAGCAACAGGGTTGCCGCGGTGCGCTCCAGGGTTTTGCAGTCATCGTCGGGCAGGGATCGCCGCAGCAGATCCAGGGCTATCATCACGACGAAGTGGGTCTGACCTTCGGCGAACACCACATCCAGCGCGCCGCCTATCGAACAGGGCATCTCGGGTTCCTGCAACGGCGATTTCCCGAAAGTGCTAGCTGCAGCCAGGCGCACCGGCACGCACAATGTCAGCATGCCCGGCGGCAAGGAACCGCGCCCCCGGAGTGGCGCGCCGATGCTGGCGTGATGCAGCATCACATTGGGGGTCACGAGATAGGCCATGTCGAACCGGTACCTTCGGCCCAGAGGGGTGCAGATCACCTCTATGGGCCGCACGGCTTCTTCGTGCAGAAAAGGGTCGTCAGTTCCGAAGCGACCGGTTCTTGCCAATATTGGTACCCAGGAATCCCCGGGTGGACTGTAAAACGCTCTCTCGCGCATAGGCGCATCCATGTTTGGTTGAGGGCTTATTCCAGCGGTTTCGTTATACCAGCTTTTTGACGAAAACTGCATAACTGGCCGTAACGTCGGTCGGGTAAATTAGCTCGCATTCCGTTTCGGAAATATTAATCCGGCCCCATGACATCCAAGCCAGCGAAGCGGAGTTGTCGAAGCAATTGCAGAATCCGGGCGCCTTTTCTCTCGGCAGACGCTATTACCCGGAGAAATCCCGAGGCAGCCCGGCTTCGGGCATCGCTTCACCGTCACTGTGTTGTTTCCAAAGTGAGGAAAGTAGTGATGCCACGGAAAATGGCGGATGTGATGACGATGTGGAGAAATACTGCGTCAAGGCCAGCCACAAAGGCGGTAGGGGACCGTCAGTTCCGGTTGCCGTAATCCGACGCCAAGGATGGCGGACGCCTGTCAGCGCTCTTTGCGCCGGATACCCACGGTTTAGTCCTCGCCCATGATGGCAAAACGCTGCGCGATATAGTCGATCAAGCTCCGGACGGAGGGTAGCAGCCCCCGCCTGGAGGGAAACACGGCATGAATGATTTCCCGGCGTGGCGCCCAGTCCGGCAGCAGCCGAACCAGCGTATTCTCGGCCAACCGGTCGCGTACCATCATCACCGGCAACTGCACGATGCCGACACCGGCGAGCGTCGCGCCGCGCAGGGCGATCATGTCGCCGGTAACGTAGCGCGGCCTATGGTGGATCGCGGCCTGCGCTCCGTCGGGTCCGAACAGATTCCAGACATATTCCTGCTGCGGACCGCCCAGCCCCAGGCTGGGCCATTCCGCCAGGTCGGCGGGTGTTTGCGGTACGCCCA includes:
- a CDS encoding patatin-like phospholipase family protein translates to MPGIPNVRVWGDEFSPVFQNDTIASIQQEKQSGLFKDGDTVSVLAISGGGGDGAFGAGLLCGWTAAGDRPSFKAVTGVSTGALTAPFAFLGPAYDDKLKKVYTTISSNDILKLKSVFSMLRGDSISLSDPLAKLTAEYVDDKMIKDIAAEHAKGRRLYIGTTALDAQRPVVWNMGAIAASGHPDAAALFRKIMIASAAVPVAFPPAYFDVEAGGRRYDEMHVDGGVANQVFLYGPMFDAAKARDDLGLAKPRRKFRAFVLRNTRIKPAWEDMTPLMRKIAPRSVSSLIKAQGVGDIYRIYVSALQDGLDFNLAYIPDAMDTNRSDEFDTHVMTVLFDTGYRLASHGYHWFKQPPGLPGAGTGGDGSHPVRLRPDRTLGQVPQ
- a CDS encoding YMGG-like glycine zipper-containing protein — translated: MKTHNKTLVACLALALLTAFSGCAGMSDTQQRTMTGSLGGAAAGAAIGAIAGNAGLGAAIGAGAGALGGYAYGKHKESVNRAYEQGRRDAGR
- a CDS encoding Rap1a/Tai family immunity protein: MPHASHFSSAAVALALAVLPAVSLAVEPINFEIRNNADLAAVCSTQPADPNYIAAIHFCHGIGVGLVRYQEALQEGKDVEPIFCLPKSLTRAKAVETYLGYAKAHPEYDQEAVGNVLIKYLSETYPCSKGSSADSR
- a CDS encoding LysR substrate-binding domain-containing protein, whose translation is MARRIAVRHLALVDEGDRLEAAMRVRPPPLQDSDLVMRVLADRGQCLVAGPALIGRLGVPQTPADLAEWPSLGLGGPQQEYVWNLFGPDGAQAAIHHRPRYVTGDMIALRGATLAGVGIVQLPVMMVRDRLAENTLVRLLPDWAPRREIIHAVFPSRRGLLPSVRSLIDYIAQRFAIMGED
- a CDS encoding OmpA family protein; the protein is MNDPRKRTPLKLCGILLPAILAMLSGCASQPLASFQAFTPEDLNPKVKSGEYKQKVDNFLVILDASGSMDDIYFGAGFPETSSADKFNIEKELLSRVNKTIPALKLNSGLRTFGFGPCLGWSFTRLNAPLAAYSPTSFQSALDSQECSSGGSPMADALNAAAGDLQTAQGKTAIILVSDGKQTTGDPHKAVEQLKQQYGDRLCLHTVWVGNPGEPGQTLMGSLPSIAGCGTSSSAGEVASRAGAADFVTKVFLKPGVVDDCSIRDSDGDGVNDCNDQCPDSPRGAKVNRKGCWVLNNVLFDTDKATIKPVSYPELDDAARVFEVNPGLRVEVDGHTDSRASEAHNLDLSQRRAEAVRDYFIRHGVAPNRLTAQGFGESRPVADNDTDEGRALNRRVELKVIK
- a CDS encoding helix-turn-helix domain-containing protein, translated to MAYLVTPNVMLHHASIGAPLRGRGSLPPGMLTLCVPVRLAAASTFGKSPLQEPEMPCSIGGALDVVFAEGQTHFVVMIALDLLRRSLPDDDCKTLERTAATLLLPASTASLERFASWLRRVLSEALIHPQMLHFPEAIRSFEEDLVRQLAAAIDYRPPKPLTERPFNRARGLDRALDYLHSRELNGISLPALCEAVAVSQRTLERAFQDTFDMSARDYLKLRRLHAVRRQLMATDKGGAKIADIAFAHGFYELGRFAVVYAQLFGERPSETLGRTFPEPRAVLIGA
- a CDS encoding MFS transporter, coding for MTEKIPAQHRKTLASWALYDIASSTYGAVVPAGLLPLYFTSVVAEGRPDAQALWGGLAGISVLMAGMVAPFAGALADGRRTHAAVLAAFSLLCCLATALLPLAGRGEILQAAALFIVAQVSFTVAIAIYDAYVERLGNLWGGAEKLSSFGWALGFLGGIAALSVAIGMSSPNVSGGQASGLIDSFPWVALLFALLAIPACRGLRRVPAAPVSEAERHPLLRPLETLRAWRSHRRTMRFLLGAYLINDAIVTVLFFTGIYLRDIFGLSVTHLLWLAMAYHVIALPATALFGILAHRTSAGTALLATLGFWVAAIGVMAFGQGLPAAVLVVALLATVMGSTQALLRGMYARLVPPGQAAEFFGFNAFAGRLSAAVGPALFGALSAAAGTPKAGLLSLLLFLVAGAVVLAGVREPESAVGGEPQADSILAEG